The following proteins are encoded in a genomic region of Sulfurimonas sp. HSL3-7:
- the rpmE gene encoding 50S ribosomal protein L31 — protein MKKEIHPTSVECKVSCACGNEFVTKSTKDELRVDICNECHPFFTGSEKIVDTAGRIEKFKARYAQK, from the coding sequence ATGAAAAAAGAGATTCACCCTACATCGGTTGAGTGTAAAGTATCTTGTGCTTGTGGTAACGAATTTGTTACTAAAAGTACGAAAGACGAACTACGTGTCGATATCTGTAACGAATGCCACCCGTTCTTTACCGGTTCTGAGAAGATCGTAGATACTGCCGGACGTATTGAGAAATTCAAAGCACGTTACGCACAGAAATAA
- a CDS encoding YraN family protein has product MSRAKGTIAEEKACEFLREHDFDIIDRNVYSRYGEIDIIALKEDVLHFVEVKSATAYDSAVQNITPVKLQRFLLTVASYLKKHKLDMAYCVDGVIVTPDTVTHIENITL; this is encoded by the coding sequence GTGAGTCGAGCCAAAGGAACCATAGCTGAAGAAAAGGCGTGCGAGTTTCTGCGTGAACACGACTTTGATATCATTGACCGCAATGTCTACAGCCGCTATGGTGAAATTGATATCATCGCGCTTAAAGAAGATGTATTGCATTTTGTTGAAGTGAAAAGTGCCACTGCGTATGACAGTGCCGTTCAAAACATCACCCCTGTCAAGCTGCAGCGTTTTCTGCTGACAGTAGCGAGCTATCTTAAAAAACACAAGCTTGATATGGCGTATTGCGTCGACGGTGTTATTGTGACGCCGGATACGGTGACGCATATAGAAAATATTACGCTGTAG
- a CDS encoding FAD-dependent oxidoreductase yields MLDCAIIGGGPAGLTAGLYTTRGGLANVTMFEKGMPGGQITQSSEIENYPGVTGEITGMDLMMPWPEQCQRFGLKHEMVEVKRVSQKEDGTFVILKENGETEEALSVIVGTGSTPRRAGFKGEDLFFGKGVSTCATCDGFFYKGKEVAVVGGGDTALEEALYLAKLCSRVYLIHRRDRFRASPNTIERVKKTENIELIVNACVDEVVGDAMGVTGVHMIINDGTLRQLDVPGIFVFVGNDVNNQVLMQEDGTFLCDMTESGEVIVDISMRTSVPGLYAVGDMRIAAPKQVVSAAGDGAVAALQAIAFVDEKLN; encoded by the coding sequence ATGTTGGATTGTGCGATTATTGGTGGTGGACCGGCAGGTTTAACGGCAGGATTATATACAACTCGCGGCGGTTTGGCAAATGTGACAATGTTTGAAAAAGGGATGCCCGGCGGACAGATCACACAGAGTTCCGAGATCGAAAACTACCCTGGTGTCACAGGTGAAATCACAGGGATGGATCTGATGATGCCGTGGCCGGAGCAGTGCCAGCGCTTCGGACTCAAGCACGAAATGGTCGAAGTCAAACGTGTCAGTCAAAAAGAAGACGGCACCTTTGTCATCCTCAAAGAGAACGGCGAAACAGAAGAGGCCCTCTCTGTCATCGTCGGTACGGGTTCAACACCGAGACGTGCCGGTTTCAAAGGCGAGGACCTGTTTTTCGGAAAAGGGGTCAGTACCTGTGCCACCTGTGACGGATTCTTTTACAAGGGCAAGGAGGTCGCGGTTGTCGGCGGCGGCGATACCGCTCTCGAGGAGGCCCTCTATTTAGCCAAGCTCTGCAGCAGAGTCTATCTGATACATCGACGTGACCGTTTCCGTGCGTCACCCAACACCATTGAACGTGTCAAGAAAACAGAGAACATCGAGCTGATCGTCAATGCCTGTGTGGATGAAGTCGTCGGCGATGCAATGGGCGTAACGGGGGTGCATATGATTATCAATGACGGAACGCTACGCCAGCTAGACGTGCCGGGTATCTTTGTCTTTGTCGGCAATGATGTCAACAACCAGGTGTTGATGCAGGAAGACGGCACTTTTTTATGCGATATGACCGAATCCGGCGAAGTTATTGTCGATATTTCGATGCGGACTTCGGTACCGGGCCTTTATGCGGTGGGCGATATGCGTATAGCGGCACCGAAACAGGTCGTATCGGCTGCAGGTGACGGAGCGGTAGCAGCGCTGCAGGC
- the rsmI gene encoding 16S rRNA (cytidine(1402)-2'-O)-methyltransferase produces MLTLVPTPIGNIGDISLRAMETLSQADILLCEDTRITKKLLNILDTRYNLERREQEFISLHSHNEKDFVDKLEPSFFEQNVVYVSDAGMPGISDPGQTLVRYCIDNGIKYDILPGANAVLTAFVASGFVATQMLFFGFLPHKGSDRSTALQEALFNGYTTVLYEAPHRLMKLLDELALEAPERRLFLAKELTKKYQSYLHGTAAEIRSKIPAPVKGEWVVVIEAGETHRSSISERDILAFDLPIKVASKLIAKITGEHPKACYQRLLGEKKQ; encoded by the coding sequence TTGCTTACCCTTGTCCCTACTCCTATCGGCAATATCGGCGATATCTCGCTGCGCGCCATGGAAACGCTTTCACAAGCAGATATCCTGCTCTGTGAAGACACCCGAATCACCAAAAAACTTCTTAATATCCTGGATACGCGCTATAACCTGGAACGTCGTGAACAAGAATTTATCTCCCTGCATTCGCATAATGAGAAAGATTTTGTTGACAAACTGGAACCCTCATTTTTTGAACAGAATGTTGTCTATGTGAGTGATGCGGGGATGCCGGGTATCAGCGATCCGGGGCAGACTCTGGTGCGTTATTGTATTGACAACGGGATCAAGTATGATATCCTGCCCGGGGCCAATGCGGTCTTGACCGCATTTGTCGCGAGCGGCTTTGTCGCAACGCAAATGCTCTTTTTCGGATTTCTGCCGCACAAAGGGAGCGATCGCAGCACAGCACTGCAAGAGGCACTGTTTAACGGCTATACAACGGTACTCTATGAAGCACCGCACCGCTTGATGAAACTGCTTGATGAACTGGCCTTGGAAGCACCTGAACGCCGCCTCTTTTTAGCGAAAGAGCTGACCAAAAAGTATCAGAGCTATCTGCACGGTACGGCTGCCGAGATCAGATCAAAGATCCCGGCACCGGTCAAAGGGGAGTGGGTTGTCGTTATCGAAGCAGGTGAAACCCATCGCTCCAGCATTAGCGAACGTGATATCCTGGCCTTTGATCTTCCTATCAAAGTGGCCTCAAAATTGATCGCAAAGATTACCGGAGAACATCCAAAAGCCTGTTATCAGCGTTTACTGGGCGAAAAGAAACAGTAG
- the trxA gene encoding thioredoxin, with protein sequence MAKYIEATSADFDATIAEGVTMVDFWAPWCGPCRMIAPVVEELAEDFDGKAKIVKINTDEEQDIAVKYGVRSIPTIIFFKDGQQVDMMVGAASKDAFASKINSLL encoded by the coding sequence ATGGCTAAATATATTGAAGCAACATCTGCAGATTTCGATGCAACAATCGCTGAAGGCGTAACAATGGTAGATTTCTGGGCTCCATGGTGTGGACCGTGTCGTATGATCGCACCGGTAGTTGAAGAGCTTGCAGAAGATTTTGACGGCAAAGCTAAAATCGTTAAAATCAACACTGACGAAGAGCAGGACATTGCTGTTAAGTACGGTGTTCGCTCTATCCCGACAATCATCTTCTTTAAAGATGGTCAACAAGTCGATATGATGGTCGGTGCAGCTTCTAAAGATGCATTCGCGTCAAAGATTAACTCTCTTCTCTAA
- a CDS encoding LL-diaminopimelate aminotransferase: MFNEIQFDRIQRLPKYVFAEVNELKMYERRAGADVIDFSMGNPDGDTPEHIREKLIESAQKTKTHGYSDSKGIIKLRKAICDWYKERYEVDLDPVTEAVATMGSKEGYAHLAYAITNPGDVIVVPDPTYPIHSYGFVLAGGNVQKMELPFDEDYNVDEDQFFVNLETAFKDSFVKPKYVVVNFPHNPSSATVTPEFYTRLVALAKKERFYIISDIAYGDITFRGYKTPSIMSVPGAKDVAVESFTLSKSYNMAGWRVGFFVGNPKLIGALQKIKSWLDYGMFTPIQVAATVALTGDQSCVEEIVNKYDKRQDVLVETFNRAGWPVKLNRASMFVWAKIPECAAHLGSLEFSKRLLVEAQVAVAPGIGFGEYGEGYVRIALIENENRIRQAGKNIKRFLQQFEEENIDG; the protein is encoded by the coding sequence ATGTTTAATGAAATTCAGTTTGACCGAATACAGAGACTTCCGAAGTACGTATTCGCCGAAGTTAACGAATTGAAAATGTATGAACGTCGTGCAGGTGCTGACGTCATCGACTTTTCTATGGGTAACCCTGACGGTGACACGCCGGAGCATATTCGCGAAAAACTTATTGAGTCGGCGCAAAAGACAAAAACACACGGTTATTCAGACTCCAAAGGGATCATCAAATTGCGCAAGGCAATCTGTGACTGGTATAAAGAGCGCTATGAGGTCGATCTGGACCCGGTAACCGAAGCGGTAGCGACCATGGGCTCAAAAGAGGGCTATGCCCACCTTGCATACGCCATTACCAACCCCGGTGATGTGATCGTCGTACCGGACCCGACCTATCCGATCCACTCCTACGGTTTCGTTCTTGCCGGCGGCAATGTCCAGAAGATGGAACTGCCGTTTGACGAAGATTATAATGTGGATGAAGATCAGTTCTTTGTGAACCTTGAAACAGCGTTCAAAGACTCTTTCGTCAAGCCGAAATATGTGGTGGTCAACTTTCCTCACAACCCGTCGTCAGCTACGGTGACGCCGGAGTTTTACACGCGTCTGGTCGCTCTGGCGAAGAAAGAGCGTTTTTACATCATCTCCGATATCGCGTACGGCGATATTACGTTCCGCGGCTATAAGACGCCGTCGATCATGAGCGTACCGGGAGCCAAGGATGTGGCAGTGGAAAGCTTCACCCTTTCGAAAAGCTACAATATGGCGGGCTGGCGTGTCGGCTTCTTTGTCGGGAACCCCAAGCTGATCGGAGCACTTCAGAAGATCAAATCGTGGCTGGACTACGGTATGTTCACCCCGATCCAGGTGGCGGCTACGGTTGCTTTGACCGGCGATCAGAGCTGTGTCGAAGAGATCGTCAACAAGTATGACAAACGACAGGATGTGCTGGTCGAAACCTTCAACCGTGCAGGCTGGCCGGTAAAACTCAACCGTGCCTCCATGTTTGTCTGGGCGAAGATCCCCGAATGCGCTGCGCATCTGGGTTCACTGGAGTTCAGCAAGCGTCTATTGGTCGAAGCACAGGTCGCGGTCGCTCCTGGCATCGGCTTCGGCGAATACGGTGAGGGGTATGTCCGTATCGCATTGATCGAGAACGAAAACCGTATCCGTCAGGCCGGTAAAAATATCAAACGCTTTTTACAGCAGTTTGAAGAGGAAAATATTGATGGTTAA
- a CDS encoding molybdopterin-dependent oxidoreductase, whose translation METIDSVCTYCGVGCDIAANVEDNKIVKIFAHPDGVVSQGKLCIKGKYGFDFVDSEERLRIPRIKKSFLEKNPAIKEAIGSKLNDFDAVWYETDLDTATTAAAMKLKEIQAKYGRKSVCSIGGARTSCENSYLFQKFTRHTLNSPHVDNCARVCHSPSLKGMRTTIGEGAATNPYNDIYNTEFMIVIGSNTTEAHPIISNRILDVAREHDNLAVFDVREIKLHRFAKYKAIMPHEANLLVLNMLAYVIIDEELYAEDFIAERTTGFLAFKEKILNDPYANPDYFNEIEGYEYMAKMIRKVAREYALKKSMIFWGLGITEHLDGSYAVMAITHLALMTGNIGKSGAGLMPLRGQNNVQGTCDMGMLPYYDPDYQTPKEVGLMTPQLVDEMLEGRVKAVLNMGEDLTHIHPNLNKIERAIENLELIMVQELFMTDIAQKADIVIGVKSAYEKTGVYINAMRRLHLSQPLVKSDLPDDWEVLKQLDNKMGGDAAYTSSKDIWEEVQRVAYRRFSGADYIRLERHRKRGLQWPVHTEDTPILHQLDFRTEDGLGRFHYKQYELRGMVEEIRSKKLTGYHLTTGRTIAHYNNAAQTKQTEALMDRYSEDILLVCEEDAADFPSEKVILQTEYGKTNPLTIKLTDKVKPKTLFTTFHHADSRINALFGDKCDELILTAAFKSIKVEVVPVP comes from the coding sequence GTGGAAACAATCGATAGTGTATGTACATATTGTGGTGTAGGGTGTGATATTGCGGCAAATGTCGAAGACAATAAAATCGTCAAGATTTTTGCCCATCCGGACGGGGTCGTATCGCAAGGGAAGCTCTGTATCAAAGGCAAGTACGGTTTTGACTTTGTCGATTCAGAAGAGCGGCTGCGAATACCGCGCATCAAAAAGAGCTTTTTAGAGAAGAACCCAGCTATCAAAGAGGCGATCGGTTCGAAACTGAACGATTTTGATGCCGTCTGGTATGAAACGGATCTCGATACGGCGACAACGGCCGCGGCTATGAAACTGAAAGAGATTCAGGCGAAGTACGGCAGAAAATCGGTCTGTTCCATCGGCGGGGCGAGAACCTCATGCGAGAACTCTTATCTGTTCCAAAAGTTCACCCGTCATACACTGAACTCGCCGCATGTCGATAACTGTGCGAGGGTCTGTCATTCACCGTCGCTTAAAGGAATGCGTACGACCATAGGGGAGGGTGCCGCGACCAATCCGTACAATGACATCTACAATACGGAATTTATGATCGTTATCGGTTCGAACACCACCGAAGCACACCCGATCATCTCAAACCGTATCCTGGATGTTGCAAGGGAACATGATAATCTGGCTGTCTTTGATGTCCGGGAGATCAAGCTTCACCGTTTTGCCAAGTACAAAGCGATCATGCCGCATGAGGCGAATCTGCTGGTGTTGAACATGCTGGCCTATGTCATCATCGACGAAGAGTTGTATGCGGAAGATTTTATCGCCGAGCGGACAACAGGGTTTTTGGCGTTCAAAGAGAAGATACTGAACGATCCTTATGCCAACCCGGACTATTTCAATGAGATAGAGGGGTACGAATATATGGCGAAGATGATCCGCAAGGTGGCCCGTGAGTATGCCCTTAAAAAATCGATGATCTTCTGGGGTCTGGGTATCACGGAACATCTGGATGGCTCGTACGCCGTTATGGCGATCACCCACCTTGCCCTAATGACCGGCAACATCGGCAAAAGCGGTGCCGGATTGATGCCGCTTCGCGGACAGAACAATGTTCAGGGCACCTGCGACATGGGGATGCTGCCGTATTACGATCCGGACTATCAAACGCCTAAAGAGGTGGGCCTGATGACGCCGCAACTGGTGGATGAGATGCTCGAAGGACGCGTTAAAGCGGTGCTGAACATGGGCGAGGATCTGACCCATATCCATCCGAATCTCAACAAGATCGAACGTGCGATCGAAAACCTCGAACTGATCATGGTCCAAGAGCTGTTCATGACTGATATCGCCCAGAAAGCGGATATCGTCATCGGCGTCAAGTCGGCCTATGAGAAGACGGGTGTCTATATCAATGCGATGCGCCGTCTGCACCTGTCGCAGCCGCTTGTCAAATCGGACCTGCCGGATGACTGGGAAGTGCTGAAACAGCTGGACAATAAAATGGGCGGTGACGCTGCGTATACCAGTTCGAAAGATATCTGGGAAGAGGTACAGCGTGTTGCCTACCGCCGTTTCAGCGGGGCGGACTATATCCGTTTGGAACGTCATCGAAAACGTGGTCTGCAATGGCCGGTACACACGGAAGATACCCCAATCCTGCACCAACTGGATTTCCGTACGGAAGACGGGCTGGGTCGGTTTCATTACAAACAGTATGAACTGCGTGGCATGGTTGAAGAGATCAGAAGTAAAAAACTGACGGGCTACCATTTGACGACAGGAAGAACGATCGCGCACTACAACAACGCGGCGCAAACAAAGCAGACCGAAGCATTGATGGACCGCTACAGTGAAGATATCCTGTTGGTCTGTGAAGAGGATGCGGCGGATTTCCCAAGCGAAAAAGTAATCTTGCAGACCGAGTACGGCAAGACAAATCCGCTGACGATCAAACTGACGGACAAGGTCAAACCTAAAACACTCTTTACGACATTCCACCATGCCGATTCGCGCATCAATGCACTATTTGGTGATAAATGTGATGAATTGATCCTGACCGCGGCATTCAAGTCGATCAAAGTCGAGGTTGTTCCGGTTCCTTAA
- a CDS encoding homoserine dehydrogenase, whose product MVKVGVIGVGTVGTSVVKILNDNKEMITARAGREVIVTSGVVKNLAKERGLDIKLTDNPYDIVNDPEIDVVVELMGGVDEAFEVVKTALQNGKAVVTANKALLAYHRYELQDIAKDLPFEFEASVAGGIPIINALRDGLSANHIESIVGIMNGTSNYMMTKMTDDGVAYDAILKESQELGYAEADPTFDVGGFDAAHKLLILASIAYGIDAKPEDILIEGIENVTQDDIAFAKEFGYAVKLLAIAKRDGDEVELRVHAALISKDEMIAKIDGVMNGISVVGDKVGETLYYGPGAGGDATASAVVANIIDIVRSGKSAPMLGFNKPLEHGLTLKAKDAIASKYYMRFNVMDKPGVLAKITALFSEHDISIETILQRPSGSESVNLLLSTHMAVERNIQDVISVVKTLDFVMADPVMIRIV is encoded by the coding sequence ATGGTTAAAGTCGGTGTAATCGGTGTCGGAACAGTTGGAACATCCGTTGTAAAGATTCTTAATGACAACAAAGAGATGATCACGGCACGTGCAGGCCGTGAAGTGATCGTGACCTCAGGCGTGGTCAAGAACCTTGCAAAAGAGAGAGGGCTTGATATCAAGCTCACCGATAATCCGTACGATATCGTCAACGATCCTGAGATCGATGTGGTCGTTGAACTGATGGGCGGCGTGGATGAGGCGTTCGAAGTGGTCAAAACGGCCTTGCAAAACGGCAAGGCCGTTGTCACAGCCAACAAGGCGCTTCTCGCCTATCATCGTTACGAACTTCAGGATATCGCCAAAGATCTTCCCTTCGAATTCGAAGCGAGTGTCGCCGGGGGGATCCCGATCATTAATGCTCTCCGTGACGGCCTTTCAGCGAACCATATCGAGTCGATCGTCGGCATTATGAACGGGACATCGAATTACATGATGACCAAGATGACAGATGACGGTGTCGCTTACGATGCGATTCTGAAAGAGTCCCAGGAACTGGGTTATGCCGAAGCGGACCCGACCTTCGATGTCGGCGGATTTGATGCCGCACACAAACTTCTCATCCTTGCCTCTATCGCCTACGGGATCGATGCCAAACCGGAAGATATCCTGATCGAGGGGATAGAGAATGTGACCCAGGACGATATTGCCTTTGCCAAGGAGTTCGGTTACGCCGTAAAACTGCTTGCGATCGCCAAACGTGACGGTGATGAAGTGGAGCTGCGCGTCCATGCCGCTCTGATCTCCAAAGATGAGATGATCGCCAAAATCGACGGCGTGATGAACGGCATCAGTGTCGTAGGCGACAAAGTGGGCGAGACACTCTACTACGGTCCGGGTGCCGGCGGCGATGCGACAGCGAGTGCCGTTGTGGCCAATATTATCGATATCGTCCGTTCGGGCAAATCGGCACCGATGCTCGGGTTTAACAAACCTTTGGAACATGGATTGACGCTAAAAGCCAAAGATGCCATTGCATCGAAATATTACATGCGTTTCAACGTGATGGACAAACCGGGTGTCCTGGCCAAGATCACAGCGCTCTTCAGTGAGCATGATATCTCCATCGAGACTATTTTGCAGCGCCCGTCCGGTTCGGAATCGGTCAACCTCCTGCTCTCGACGCATATGGCTGTTGAACGAAACATTCAGGATGTGATTTCCGTCGTTAAAACACTCGATTTTGTGATGGCTGACCCGGTTATGATCCGTATCGTCTAA
- the rlmB gene encoding 23S rRNA (guanosine(2251)-2'-O)-methyltransferase RlmB: MLIYGKQPVYYLLEKYPHRIETLYLAKELEKKEYSRLMRMGVTIKRIPPEAAQKMAKNGNHQGFLADIDGVEVKSLEALRTKPFIVILSGITDVGNIGAIIRSAYALGVDGIVVCGIKHLNLEAIVRSSSGAIFDMPIAIVNNVHDVLNDLKTSGYYIYGAVMDGEDINGANITYKRALVLGNESEGLSNRVVEKLDYPVSIKMAHGFDSLNVSAAGAILMDRMR; this comes from the coding sequence ATGTTAATCTATGGAAAACAACCAGTTTATTATCTTCTTGAGAAGTACCCGCACCGTATTGAGACGCTCTATCTAGCAAAAGAGCTGGAAAAAAAAGAGTACTCGCGCCTTATGCGGATGGGTGTTACTATCAAACGTATACCGCCCGAGGCTGCTCAGAAAATGGCTAAAAACGGAAACCATCAGGGGTTTCTGGCCGATATAGATGGGGTTGAAGTCAAAAGCCTTGAGGCCCTGCGCACCAAACCGTTTATTGTCATTTTAAGCGGCATCACTGATGTCGGGAATATCGGCGCCATTATCCGAAGTGCTTATGCCCTTGGGGTTGACGGTATCGTCGTATGCGGCATAAAGCATCTAAACCTTGAAGCTATAGTCCGCAGCTCATCGGGTGCGATCTTTGACATGCCGATAGCGATCGTCAATAATGTCCACGATGTACTGAATGATCTGAAGACCTCAGGTTACTATATCTATGGTGCCGTAATGGACGGAGAAGACATCAACGGTGCGAATATCACTTATAAAAGAGCCTTGGTCTTGGGCAATGAGTCAGAGGGGCTTTCTAATCGCGTGGTTGAAAAACTTGATTATCCGGTGAGCATTAAAATGGCACACGGTTTTGATTCGCTCAATGTCAGTGCCGCCGGCGCAATTTTAATGGATAGGATGCGTTAG